Proteins from a genomic interval of Rickettsia sp. Oklahoma-10:
- the lpxA gene encoding acyl-ACP--UDP-N-acetylglucosamine O-acyltransferase: MSNSNIHSTTVIAKGANLGKNVKIGPYCIIGPEAVIHDNVELKSHVVIEGITEIGENTVIYPFASIGQPPQILKYANERSSTIIGSNNTIREYVTVQAGSQGGGMITRIGNNNLFMVGVHIGHDCKIGNNIVFANYVSLAGHIEVDDYAIIGGLSAVHQYTRIGKYSMIGGLSPVGTDVIPFGLVSSKRAVLEGLNLIGMNRKGFDKAESLSALNAIKEIFSSEGNFAERIKQVAEKYKNNSIVMQIIDFLNQDSSRAFCYFEK, encoded by the coding sequence GTGTCAAATTCTAATATACATTCTACAACTGTAATTGCTAAAGGTGCAAATCTTGGTAAAAACGTAAAAATCGGTCCGTATTGTATTATAGGTCCTGAAGCAGTAATTCATGATAATGTAGAGCTAAAATCTCATGTGGTAATTGAAGGGATTACCGAAATCGGTGAAAACACAGTTATTTATCCTTTTGCATCAATTGGTCAACCGCCGCAAATCTTAAAATATGCTAATGAGAGATCAAGTACGATAATCGGCTCTAATAATACTATTAGAGAATATGTTACAGTGCAAGCAGGAAGCCAAGGCGGTGGAATGATAACAAGAATAGGAAATAATAATTTATTTATGGTCGGTGTTCATATCGGCCATGACTGTAAAATCGGCAATAATATAGTATTTGCTAATTACGTAAGCCTAGCAGGTCATATTGAGGTAGATGATTACGCAATAATCGGTGGACTATCTGCAGTACATCAATATACTAGAATCGGTAAATATTCGATGATTGGCGGACTATCACCTGTCGGAACAGATGTAATACCATTCGGACTTGTAAGCAGTAAACGTGCAGTGCTTGAGGGTTTAAACCTAATCGGTATGAATAGAAAAGGATTTGATAAAGCAGAGTCTTTAAGTGCTTTAAATGCCATCAAAGAAATTTTTTCAAGCGAAGGTAATTTTGCTGAGCGTATTAAACAAGTTGCAGAGAAGTATAAAAATAATTCTATAGTAATGCAAATTATTGATTTTCTTAATCAAGATAGTAGTAGAGCATTTTGCTATTTTGAGAAATAA
- the hemF gene encoding oxygen-dependent coproporphyrinogen oxidase: MNMENRKITSNWFTDLRDLLCAEFEKIEEEYTKEKDIEPAKFVYSNWERNGGGGGVMSIMKGEVFEKVGVNISTVFGKLSPEFRTEIPGAELDGKFFATGISVVAHLKSPLIPAMHFNTRYIETSKSWFGGGGDLTPYYPEENETTKFHTAFKKACDKYDFSYYPKFKKQCNEYFYLKHRKEPRGVGGIFYDYLNSGNFEQDFAFTKDVGKALLSVYPEIVRNKLSLPWTTEQKEYQLIRRGRYVEFNLLYDRGTKFGLMTYGNVEAILMSLPPEVKWC; the protein is encoded by the coding sequence GTGAATATGGAAAATAGAAAAATAACTAGTAATTGGTTTACTGATTTACGCGATTTATTATGCGCAGAATTTGAAAAAATTGAAGAAGAATATACAAAAGAAAAAGATATAGAACCTGCCAAATTTGTGTATTCAAACTGGGAACGTAACGGCGGAGGTGGCGGTGTTATGTCCATTATGAAAGGAGAAGTATTTGAAAAAGTAGGAGTTAATATTTCTACCGTATTTGGTAAATTATCTCCAGAATTTCGTACAGAAATTCCAGGAGCAGAACTAGACGGGAAATTCTTTGCAACCGGTATTTCAGTAGTTGCACATCTTAAATCACCGTTAATTCCTGCTATGCATTTTAATACTCGTTATATAGAAACTTCTAAAAGTTGGTTTGGAGGAGGAGGAGATTTAACACCATATTACCCAGAAGAAAACGAAACAACAAAATTTCATACAGCTTTTAAAAAAGCATGTGATAAATATGATTTTAGCTATTATCCTAAATTCAAAAAGCAATGTAATGAATATTTTTATCTAAAGCATCGAAAGGAACCAAGAGGAGTAGGCGGAATATTCTATGATTACTTAAATAGCGGTAATTTTGAGCAAGATTTTGCTTTCACTAAGGATGTAGGTAAGGCTTTACTATCGGTATATCCTGAAATCGTTAGAAATAAGCTATCTTTGCCTTGGACTACTGAACAGAAAGAATACCAACTTATAAGGCGAGGTAGATATGTAGAATTTAATTTACTATATGATCGCGGTACTAAATTCGGCTTAATGACTTATGGGAATGTTGAAGCAATATTAATGTCACTACCACCCGAGGTAAAATGGTGTTAA
- a CDS encoding ABC transporter permease: MIKYLFSKEYWQAIALLVKASIIRQNKDSFLGSLWSLIQPFIHIMVISYFFGFLLRQPREFMVMNLVGGIPLWSFIVSSLTICSSSLVTRDQIIKKVRISKTFFPVADSLGQLYNLICSFSAMYFAFILLFPEKFSWQIVFMPILILPLIICVISGSIAVAFLTPYIRDIPQILNVILGVIYWSIPIVYPYSLIPESKRIYFEFNPFFLVIRPVQALVIDGTLPDMILTVKSVIVAFITVCISYFIYRQFSKRVIYYL; the protein is encoded by the coding sequence ATGATAAAGTATCTATTTTCTAAAGAATACTGGCAGGCAATAGCATTATTGGTTAAAGCTTCTATAATTAGACAAAATAAGGATTCTTTTTTAGGTTCTTTATGGAGTTTAATTCAGCCTTTTATTCACATAATGGTAATTTCATATTTTTTCGGTTTTTTATTAAGACAACCAAGAGAATTTATGGTAATGAACTTAGTTGGTGGTATTCCTTTATGGAGTTTTATAGTAAGCAGCCTAACTATTTGTTCAAGTTCCTTAGTTACACGTGATCAAATAATAAAAAAGGTTAGAATTTCTAAGACTTTTTTTCCTGTTGCAGATAGTTTAGGGCAATTATATAATTTAATTTGTTCCTTTTCGGCAATGTATTTTGCTTTTATTTTATTATTTCCGGAAAAATTTTCTTGGCAAATAGTATTTATGCCGATATTAATTTTACCCTTAATAATATGTGTGATTAGTGGCTCTATTGCAGTAGCATTTTTAACACCCTATATTCGAGATATTCCGCAAATATTAAATGTTATTCTTGGAGTTATTTATTGGAGTATACCGATAGTTTATCCCTATTCGCTAATTCCAGAGTCTAAAAGGATATATTTTGAGTTTAATCCGTTTTTTTTAGTTATAAGACCTGTACAAGCATTGGTGATTGATGGAACATTACCTGATATGATATTAACAGTTAAGTCTGTTATAGTTGCATTTATCACTGTTTGTATAAGTTATTTTATTTATAGACAATTTTCTAAAAGAGTTATTTATTATTTATGA
- a CDS encoding FAD-dependent oxidoreductase: MKLGFNLDFNELDLTGLKKLDQIFLDYLFKADRSLHKDLILFRSIPFSIIPQDYSKFLLKISPYLDDFLAELFCISKEVIISRLKHKDFNIIYECKRKFVQRIAVKKYPLEKIKNIDFEEIYLKLTDLIGTNFTSREFAKQIIIWQQKEESFVQELDIAAQYAAYRVYGQCNSLYNRCHFREGGNLEKLSLDLHFHGDDIRNDSILFNFPQKLDKENLIDDKKISKYQRNQRIDFNYIDIFSNLEEALNNSHYCIYCHKQDKDSCSKGMSIIPWSCNMIQKKVKKDCVLQSSRGMKTGCPLKQKISEMNYVKSQGFNLSALAIIVIDNPMVAATGHRICNDCVKACIYQKQDPVNIPLIESNILEETLKLPYGLEIYLLLTRWNPLNIYSPLPKESTNYNILVTGLGPAGFSLSYYLLRSGHNVTAIDGLKISHLPFDINKPIKFWHEYKSLLSERMTRGFGGVAEYGITVRWDKNNLDILRLILERNDNFKYYDGVTLGSNIMEEQAFSLGFDHIAFCIGAGQPKVLDIENFEAKGIKTASDFLMTLQSGGAFLENSNANMLIRMPVAIIGGGLTSIDAATESLFYYKMQVEKFFKDYELAVQKYGKDYIEKDLTEEDKEIAEEFIVHARLFKEVKNNEELRKVFNKLGGSTIYYRGKLQESPAYKLNHEELIYAMALGVDFRENMQPLGINTDKYGHVESVVFIQRTGVHGKYQDNIIKSRDNTKVFKAKTVIMAIGVENNLELNENKYSYFGDCNPRYSGSVVKALASSKEEYENINKRLINNNPSFKDSHKDFITQLDYLLVSRIHKINILDDKTFELVIHSPLAAKNFKFGQFFRLQNYSEDVAKLIEPLALSPKDIDIEKGLISFILFEVGKSTSLCKTLSENERVVLMGPTGMPLEIPQNKKIVIVGSEVGNIGLLKVLKENNNEVIFFTYPDIKTYKLTSVDRVIINASPEIIEELQSLKNEIFGENTEIIVSVNSSMQCMMKGICGQCIQKVKGEQKYIFACSCQNQKAEIVDFESLKTRLRKNSLQEKMRRLV, translated from the coding sequence ATGAAACTTGGTTTTAATCTAGATTTTAATGAATTAGATTTAACTGGGCTTAAAAAATTAGATCAAATATTTTTAGATTATCTCTTTAAAGCCGATAGATCTCTGCATAAAGATTTAATATTATTTAGATCAATTCCTTTCTCTATTATTCCACAAGATTATTCTAAGTTTTTATTAAAAATTTCTCCTTATTTAGATGATTTTTTAGCGGAGTTATTTTGTATTTCAAAAGAAGTAATAATATCAAGGTTGAAACATAAAGATTTTAATATTATTTATGAATGTAAAAGAAAATTTGTTCAGCGTATTGCTGTAAAAAAATATCCACTGGAAAAAATAAAAAATATTGATTTTGAAGAGATATATTTAAAGCTAACTGATTTAATAGGTACGAATTTTACTTCTAGAGAATTTGCAAAACAAATAATTATATGGCAACAGAAGGAAGAGAGTTTTGTACAAGAGTTAGACATAGCAGCACAATATGCAGCTTATAGGGTGTATGGTCAATGTAATTCTCTTTACAATCGTTGTCATTTCCGCGAAGGCGGGAATCTAGAAAAATTAAGTCTAGATCTGCATTTTCACGGGGATGACATAAGAAATGATAGTATATTATTCAATTTTCCACAAAAACTAGATAAAGAAAATCTAATAGATGATAAAAAAATATCAAAATATCAAAGGAATCAACGAATAGATTTTAATTATATCGATATCTTTTCAAATTTAGAGGAAGCTTTAAACAATTCTCATTATTGTATTTATTGTCATAAGCAGGATAAGGATTCATGTTCTAAAGGAATGAGTATCATTCCGTGGTCTTGCAACATGATCCAAAAAAAAGTTAAGAAAGACTGCGTCCTGCAATCAAGTCGCGGGATGAAAACCGGTTGTCCTTTAAAGCAAAAAATTTCTGAAATGAATTATGTTAAGTCACAAGGTTTTAACCTAAGTGCTCTTGCTATCATTGTTATTGATAACCCAATGGTTGCAGCAACGGGTCATAGGATTTGTAATGATTGTGTGAAAGCTTGTATTTATCAAAAGCAAGATCCAGTAAATATTCCTTTAATAGAATCTAATATTTTGGAAGAAACGCTTAAATTACCTTATGGTCTAGAGATATATCTGCTCCTTACCCGCTGGAACCCGCTTAATATTTATTCACCACTTCCGAAAGAATCTACTAATTATAATATTTTAGTTACTGGTCTTGGTCCTGCAGGTTTTAGTCTTAGCTATTATTTATTACGGTCAGGTCACAATGTTACAGCTATTGACGGATTAAAAATTTCTCACCTGCCTTTTGATATTAATAAACCTATCAAATTTTGGCATGAATATAAAAGTTTGTTATCGGAAAGAATGACAAGGGGATTTGGAGGAGTAGCAGAATACGGTATAACTGTTCGTTGGGATAAAAATAACCTTGATATATTGCGGCTAATATTAGAGAGAAATGATAACTTTAAATATTATGATGGAGTGACTTTGGGTAGTAATATAATGGAAGAACAAGCTTTTAGTTTAGGATTTGATCATATAGCTTTTTGTATTGGAGCAGGTCAGCCAAAAGTTTTAGATATAGAAAATTTTGAAGCTAAAGGCATAAAAACGGCTTCTGATTTTTTAATGACTCTGCAAAGTGGAGGAGCATTTTTAGAAAATTCTAATGCTAATATGCTAATTAGGATGCCGGTTGCAATCATAGGTGGTGGTCTTACTTCAATTGATGCGGCAACGGAAAGTCTATTTTACTATAAAATGCAAGTAGAGAAATTTTTTAAAGATTATGAGCTTGCTGTTCAAAAATACGGCAAAGATTATATAGAAAAAGATTTAACAGAGGAAGATAAAGAAATAGCTGAAGAATTTATTGTTCATGCAAGATTATTTAAAGAAGTTAAGAATAATGAAGAGTTAAGAAAGGTTTTTAATAAGCTTGGCGGTAGCACCATCTATTATCGTGGAAAACTTCAAGAGTCACCTGCGTATAAGTTAAATCACGAAGAGCTTATATATGCTATGGCACTTGGTGTTGATTTTAGAGAAAATATGCAACCTCTAGGGATTAACACTGATAAATATGGTCATGTAGAGTCTGTGGTGTTTATCCAGCGAACCGGGGTTCACGGAAAGTATCAGGACAATATTATCAAATCACGGGATAACACTAAAGTATTTAAAGCCAAAACTGTGATTATGGCAATCGGTGTAGAAAATAACCTTGAACTCAATGAAAATAAATATAGTTATTTCGGCGATTGTAATCCTAGGTATTCAGGTAGTGTGGTTAAGGCACTTGCAAGTAGCAAGGAAGAATATGAAAATATTAACAAAAGACTTATAAATAATAATCCTAGCTTTAAGGATAGTCACAAAGACTTTATAACGCAGCTTGATTATTTATTGGTCAGCAGAATCCATAAAATAAATATTTTAGATGATAAAACTTTTGAGTTGGTAATTCACTCACCTCTTGCTGCTAAAAATTTTAAGTTTGGTCAGTTCTTTCGCTTACAAAATTATTCTGAAGATGTTGCTAAATTAATAGAACCGTTAGCCTTAAGCCCCAAAGATATTGATATAGAAAAAGGTTTGATTAGTTTTATACTTTTTGAAGTAGGTAAGTCTACTAGCTTATGTAAAACATTATCTGAAAATGAGAGAGTGGTTTTAATGGGACCGACAGGCATGCCACTAGAAATACCTCAAAATAAAAAAATAGTTATTGTTGGTTCCGAAGTTGGTAATATAGGTTTGTTAAAAGTTTTAAAAGAAAATAATAATGAAGTTATATTTTTTACCTATCCTGATATAAAAACCTATAAATTAACTTCTGTGGATAGAGTAATAATTAATGCTTCTCCTGAAATAATAGAAGAATTGCAAAGTCTAAAAAATGAAATATTCGGTGAAAATACGGAAATAATAGTTAGCGTTAATTCATCGATGCAATGTATGATGAAAGGAATTTGTGGACAATGTATACAAAAAGTTAAAGGAGAGCAGAAATATATTTTTGCATGTAGCTGTCAAAATCAAAAAGCAGAAATAGTTGATTTTGAGAGCTTAAAAACTCGTTTACGTAAAAATTCTTTACAAGAAAAAATGAGAAGATTAGTTTGA
- the hemE gene encoding uroporphyrinogen decarboxylase, giving the protein MKQPLNPLKGNSDKIPVWFMRQAGRYLPEYKKTRETIKNFLDFCYDVNKATEVTLQPIRRYHFDAAIIFSDILVLPHALGWEVDFKENIGPILRQFRSQEDFKYLQSDPNNKLEKVYEIIRKVKKELPSTTSLIGFAGSPWTVMSYMLEGKGKQNFKTSKKFIYENKVLAKELLNFLIDKTTYHLINQVESGANILKLFDSWSGVLAEEEFTEFVIEPTKKIILKVKEVFPKTPIIAFPKGAGLLYEKFIKEAPIDILAVDQMIPLEKMKEWSDKVIVQGNLDPVVLLTNKEIIKEKAYKILQIMEGKNFIFNLGHGILPETPQENVEFLTEFVRSFKK; this is encoded by the coding sequence ATGAAGCAACCTTTAAATCCATTAAAAGGAAATAGCGATAAAATACCTGTTTGGTTTATGCGTCAAGCAGGTAGATACTTACCAGAATATAAAAAAACAAGAGAAACAATAAAAAATTTTTTAGATTTTTGTTATGACGTTAACAAAGCAACAGAAGTAACATTACAACCGATAAGACGGTATCATTTTGACGCAGCTATTATTTTTTCCGATATATTAGTTTTACCTCATGCTCTTGGATGGGAAGTGGATTTTAAAGAAAACATAGGACCTATATTAAGACAATTTAGATCGCAAGAAGATTTTAAATATTTGCAAAGCGATCCGAATAATAAATTAGAAAAGGTTTATGAAATAATAAGAAAAGTTAAAAAAGAATTACCATCCACTACTTCTTTAATAGGATTTGCAGGAAGCCCTTGGACAGTGATGAGTTACATGCTAGAAGGAAAAGGAAAACAGAATTTTAAAACAAGCAAAAAATTTATCTATGAAAATAAAGTATTAGCTAAAGAATTATTGAATTTTTTGATAGATAAAACAACTTATCATCTTATAAATCAAGTAGAATCAGGAGCAAACATTTTAAAACTTTTTGATTCATGGTCGGGAGTACTTGCAGAAGAAGAATTTACAGAATTCGTAATAGAGCCGACAAAAAAGATTATACTAAAAGTAAAAGAAGTTTTTCCAAAAACTCCTATCATTGCTTTTCCTAAAGGAGCGGGATTATTGTACGAAAAATTTATAAAAGAAGCACCGATAGATATTTTAGCTGTAGATCAAATGATTCCTCTTGAAAAAATGAAAGAGTGGAGTGATAAAGTAATAGTACAAGGTAATTTAGATCCAGTTGTATTACTTACTAATAAAGAAATTATTAAAGAAAAAGCTTACAAAATTCTTCAGATAATGGAAGGAAAGAATTTTATCTTTAACTTAGGACATGGTATTTTGCCTGAAACACCTCAAGAAAACGTAGAATTTTTAACAGAATTTGTTAGAAGTTTTAAAAAATGA
- a CDS encoding pyruvate, water dikinase regulatory protein has protein sequence MTKLIIHLVSDSSVQTAKYAANSALAQFTSVKSKLYHWPMIRNLELLNEVLSKIESKHGVVLYTIADHELRKTLTKFCYELKIPCISVIGKIIKEMSVFSGIEIEKEQNYNCKFNKTYFDTLNAIDYAIRHDDGQILNELSKADIILIGPSRTSKTPTSIFLAYNGLKTANIPYVYNCPFHDFIEKDIDQLVVGLVINPNRLIEIREARLNLLQINENKSYTDFNVVQKECFEVRKICEQRSWPVIDVSARSIEETAALIMRIYYNRKNKYNK, from the coding sequence ATGACAAAGTTAATTATTCACTTGGTTTCAGACTCTTCCGTGCAAACTGCAAAATATGCAGCAAATTCTGCTCTTGCACAATTTACTTCTGTGAAATCAAAATTATATCATTGGCCAATGATTAGAAATTTAGAATTGCTAAATGAAGTATTAAGTAAAATAGAATCTAAACATGGTGTAGTATTATACACGATTGCTGATCATGAACTAAGAAAAACATTGACAAAGTTTTGTTATGAATTAAAAATCCCATGTATTTCCGTAATAGGTAAAATTATTAAAGAAATGTCTGTTTTTTCAGGTATTGAAATAGAAAAAGAACAGAATTATAATTGTAAATTCAATAAGACTTATTTTGATACACTTAATGCTATAGATTACGCTATAAGACATGATGACGGACAAATTCTTAATGAATTATCGAAAGCTGATATAATATTAATAGGTCCTTCTAGGACTTCCAAAACTCCGACTTCCATATTTTTAGCATATAACGGTCTAAAAACTGCCAATATTCCTTATGTTTATAATTGTCCTTTTCACGATTTTATAGAAAAAGATATAGATCAGTTGGTGGTAGGACTTGTCATTAATCCAAATAGGTTAATTGAGATAAGAGAAGCTAGGTTAAATTTATTGCAAATTAATGAAAATAAAAGCTATACGGATTTTAATGTAGTACAAAAAGAGTGTTTTGAAGTCAGAAAAATTTGTGAGCAAAGAAGTTGGCCGGTAATTGACGTATCTGCTAGATCAATAGAGGAAACGGCGGCTTTAATAATGCGAATATATTATAATAGAAAAAACAAATATAATAAATAA
- the trxA gene encoding thioredoxin, whose product MANNVKDSSFKKEVLESNLPVLVDFWAEWCGPCKMLTPVIDEISKELQGKVKVLKMNIDENPNTPSEYGIRSIPTIMLFKNGEQKDTKIGLQQKSSLLDWINKSI is encoded by the coding sequence ATGGCAAATAACGTAAAGGATAGCTCTTTTAAGAAGGAAGTATTAGAATCGAATTTACCGGTACTAGTCGATTTTTGGGCAGAATGGTGTGGACCATGTAAAATGTTAACACCGGTAATAGATGAAATCAGTAAAGAATTACAAGGAAAAGTAAAAGTACTCAAAATGAATATTGATGAAAATCCTAATACTCCTTCAGAATACGGTATTCGTAGTATCCCGACAATAATGTTATTTAAAAATGGTGAACAGAAAGATACTAAAATAGGTTTGCAACAAAAAAGTTCTCTTTTAGATTGGATTAATAAATCTATTTAA
- the hemJ gene encoding protoporphyrinogen oxidase HemJ, translating to MASYYLWFKSIHLISAICWIAGLLYLPRIYVYHTKAKIGSELDNTLQVMELKLLRFIMNPAMISTFIFGIINAHIYGFVALGTWFHVKMFAVLILVIFHGLLARWRKDFVNGKNVHSEKFYGIVNEIPTICMVIAVIMVIVKPFD from the coding sequence ATGGCAAGTTATTATTTATGGTTTAAGTCAATCCATCTGATATCTGCTATATGTTGGATTGCAGGGCTTCTTTATTTACCTAGAATATATGTTTATCATACCAAAGCTAAAATAGGTAGTGAGCTAGATAATACTTTACAAGTAATGGAGCTAAAATTACTTAGATTCATTATGAATCCGGCAATGATTAGCACATTTATATTTGGTATAATAAATGCTCATATTTATGGATTTGTTGCTCTTGGCACTTGGTTTCACGTTAAAATGTTTGCAGTATTAATTTTAGTGATATTTCATGGTTTACTTGCTAGATGGAGAAAAGATTTTGTAAACGGTAAGAATGTCCATTCAGAAAAATTTTATGGTATAGTCAATGAGATTCCTACTATTTGTATGGTTATTGCAGTAATAATGGTTATAGTGAAGCCATTTGACTAG
- the fabZ gene encoding 3-hydroxyacyl-ACP dehydratase FabZ, with product MMIDITEIMDLIPHRYPFLLVDRVLEIDLNKSILGIKNVTVNEPQFKGHFPTKPVMPGVLMVEAMAQLAAILVARSLGSTKNKEVFLMAIENSKFRRIVQPGDTMHIHVVIDQQRTNVWKFSSTVKIEDEIAAESKFTAMIKDKA from the coding sequence ATGATGATTGATATTACAGAAATTATGGATTTGATACCTCATCGCTACCCATTTTTATTAGTAGATAGAGTACTTGAAATTGATCTTAACAAATCAATACTAGGTATAAAAAACGTTACCGTTAATGAACCGCAATTTAAAGGACATTTTCCGACAAAACCTGTGATGCCTGGTGTTCTAATGGTTGAAGCCATGGCACAGCTTGCTGCTATATTAGTTGCTAGATCTTTAGGTTCTACTAAGAATAAAGAAGTATTCTTAATGGCAATAGAGAACTCAAAATTTCGTAGAATTGTTCAGCCTGGGGATACTATGCATATCCACGTTGTTATTGATCAGCAAAGAACTAACGTATGGAAATTTTCAAGTACAGTTAAAATTGAAGATGAAATAGCTGCAGAAAGTAAATTTACTGCAATGATTAAAGATAAAGCATAG
- a CDS encoding ABC transporter ATP-binding protein: MLLSHSHSKVFIEITDGYVEGIDTNKRAQGLKHFFLKKGVSLSPNIPILNNINFSCYEGEKVAFIGSNGSGKSSLLKLIAGIYPLKLGTIKVRGDIAAIIDMGVGFELEQTGRENIKILMLYNNMLDKYSKKIEKEIIDFSELGSKIDLPIKIYSSGMLSRLAFSVSIFQNPQILLLDEVFAAGDSYFIEKSLSLMKNKFKNTPISIIVSHQEEIIKDNCDRCILLKDGNIIGDGTPSEMFKIYNRLLV, translated from the coding sequence ATGTTACTTAGCCATAGCCATTCAAAAGTGTTTATAGAGATAACCGATGGTTATGTAGAAGGTATAGATACTAACAAAAGAGCTCAAGGTTTAAAACATTTTTTTTTAAAAAAAGGAGTTTCTCTTTCTCCAAATATACCCATATTAAATAATATTAATTTTTCTTGTTATGAAGGAGAAAAAGTAGCTTTTATAGGAAGTAACGGTTCGGGAAAAAGTTCACTTCTAAAACTAATCGCTGGAATATACCCGTTAAAATTAGGTACAATAAAAGTTCGTGGAGATATTGCGGCAATTATAGATATGGGAGTCGGTTTTGAGCTAGAACAAACTGGTCGTGAAAATATAAAAATATTAATGCTATATAATAATATGCTGGATAAATATAGCAAAAAAATCGAAAAAGAGATTATAGATTTTTCAGAACTTGGCAGCAAAATTGATTTACCGATAAAAATTTATAGTTCAGGTATGTTATCACGCCTTGCTTTTTCTGTATCAATATTTCAAAATCCACAGATTTTGTTACTTGATGAGGTTTTTGCGGCAGGCGATAGTTATTTTATAGAAAAATCTCTTAGTTTAATGAAGAATAAATTTAAAAATACTCCTATTTCGATAATAGTAAGTCATCAAGAAGAAATTATAAAAGATAATTGCGATAGATGTATTTTATTGAAAGACGGTAATATTATAGGTGATGGAACCCCATCAGAAATGTTTAAAATTTATAATAGACTTCTTGTATAA
- the hemH gene encoding ferrochelatase produces the protein MKKRIAIVLFNLGGPNSLESVKPFLFNLFYDKAIINLPNPLRYIIAKILSITREKKSQKIYSLIGGKSSLLQETQEQRLVLTEKLKQLVKEDFSVFINMRYSAPFAKETINQIKKYNPSEIILLPLYPQFSSTTTGSSVKNFLQNLDIPIKVVCCYPLEEDFIKAHVYLIKEKLYSKNFRILFSAHGLPEKIIKAGDPYSFQIKETVKAIVKELNIKDLDYKITYQSRVGPIEWLKPSTEDEIKLAGKLKKDIIIVPISFVSEHVETLVELDIEYKLIADRYEIQYTRIPTLGTNKIFINSLTNILLRFINNADTNLVMSSSSTRICPNEFTKCLCKLKN, from the coding sequence ATGAAGAAAAGAATAGCAATAGTACTTTTTAATTTAGGAGGTCCAAATAGTCTTGAATCCGTAAAACCTTTTTTATTTAATTTATTCTATGACAAAGCTATAATTAATCTACCAAATCCCTTGCGTTATATTATAGCCAAGATACTTTCTATTACTAGAGAGAAAAAATCTCAAAAGATTTATTCTTTAATCGGTGGTAAATCTTCCCTACTTCAGGAAACGCAAGAGCAGCGGTTAGTATTAACTGAAAAGCTAAAGCAACTTGTAAAAGAAGATTTTTCTGTTTTTATAAATATGAGATATTCAGCACCGTTTGCTAAAGAAACGATAAATCAAATAAAAAAGTATAATCCAAGTGAAATAATATTATTGCCTCTATACCCTCAATTTTCAAGTACTACGACAGGATCGTCGGTTAAAAATTTTTTACAAAATCTTGATATTCCAATTAAAGTAGTTTGCTGTTATCCTCTAGAAGAAGATTTTATAAAAGCTCATGTTTACTTAATAAAAGAAAAACTATACAGTAAAAATTTTCGTATATTATTTTCTGCTCACGGGTTGCCCGAAAAAATAATAAAAGCAGGTGATCCTTATAGTTTTCAGATAAAAGAAACAGTAAAAGCAATAGTTAAAGAATTAAATATAAAAGATCTAGATTATAAGATAACTTATCAAAGCAGAGTAGGACCTATAGAATGGTTGAAACCAAGTACGGAAGACGAAATAAAGCTAGCGGGAAAGTTAAAAAAAGACATAATTATTGTACCTATATCCTTTGTGTCTGAGCATGTTGAGACGCTTGTAGAGCTGGATATTGAATATAAATTAATTGCAGATAGATATGAAATTCAATATACTCGAATCCCGACGCTTGGTACAAATAAAATTTTTATTAATAGTTTGACAAATATATTACTACGATTTATTAATAATGCTGATACTAATTTAGTTATGAGTAGCTCTAGTACAAGAATATGTCCAAACGAATTTACTAAATGCTTGTGTAAATTAAAGAATTAA